The following are encoded in a window of Arthrobacter sp. NicSoilB4 genomic DNA:
- a CDS encoding 2'-5' RNA ligase family protein: MSSVSKVTANEPERASARAVGSAAPDVQDTQDNGHRSEGISIGVILGFPTEIAEELQRWRASFGDPMAGVIPAHITLVTTTMTQDWEATRSHVREIAGRQEPFNVTIAGTGSFRPVSPVVFLNVEDGFGDCVSLHQQLQSGPLERDLPFDYHPHVTVAHDVAPESLDEAEAVLKDYRATFPVASMGLYEHDDNGIWQLREELDFGTKPHDDGGQDGAAAAG, translated from the coding sequence ATGTCCTCCGTCAGCAAAGTCACCGCTAACGAGCCGGAACGCGCCTCCGCGCGTGCCGTCGGCAGCGCTGCTCCGGACGTCCAGGACACGCAGGACAACGGACACCGCAGCGAAGGCATCAGCATCGGCGTAATCCTCGGGTTTCCCACGGAGATCGCCGAGGAGCTCCAGCGCTGGCGTGCCTCTTTCGGTGATCCCATGGCTGGCGTCATCCCGGCGCACATCACGCTGGTAACGACCACCATGACCCAGGACTGGGAAGCCACCCGCAGCCATGTGCGTGAGATCGCGGGCCGGCAGGAGCCCTTCAACGTGACCATCGCGGGGACGGGGTCGTTCCGGCCGGTGTCCCCGGTGGTTTTCCTGAACGTCGAGGACGGCTTCGGCGACTGCGTGAGCCTGCACCAACAGCTGCAGTCCGGGCCGCTGGAGCGGGACCTGCCGTTCGACTATCACCCGCACGTCACTGTGGCCCACGACGTCGCCCCGGAAAGCCTCGATGAGGCCGAAGCGGTCCTCAAGGATTACAGGGCCACGTTCCCGGTGGCTAGCATGGGACTCTACGAGCACGACGACAACGGCATTTGGCAGCTACGGGAAGAGCTTGATTTTGGGACCAAACCTCACGACGACGGAGGCCAGGACGGCGCCGCGGCCGCCGGCTAA
- a CDS encoding organic hydroperoxide resistance protein, with protein sequence MKTLYTAEALASGDGRDGTAVTKDGKLHVALASPVELGGDGEGTNPEQLFAAGYAACFHSALRLVGRQQKADLTDSAVAARIHLGALGDGTGYGIAAELEIALPAVDRKTAEALVARAHEVCPYSNATRGNITVDIKILEVAA encoded by the coding sequence ATGAAGACTCTCTACACAGCTGAGGCCCTGGCCTCGGGCGATGGCCGGGACGGCACCGCCGTCACCAAGGACGGAAAACTCCATGTGGCCCTGGCCAGCCCGGTGGAACTCGGCGGCGACGGCGAAGGCACCAACCCGGAGCAGCTCTTCGCCGCCGGGTATGCGGCCTGTTTCCACTCGGCCCTGCGCCTCGTCGGCCGCCAGCAAAAGGCGGACCTGACGGATTCCGCCGTCGCCGCCCGGATCCACCTCGGCGCCCTCGGCGACGGAACCGGCTACGGCATCGCCGCGGAACTCGAGATCGCCCTGCCCGCCGTCGACCGGAAAACGGCGGAGGCCCTCGTGGCCAGGGCACACGAAGTCTGCCCCTACTCCAATGCCACCCGAGGCAACATCACTGTCGACATCAAGATCCTGGAGGTCGCCGCATGA
- the trpS gene encoding tryptophan--tRNA ligase, giving the protein MQPSADSLHLGNYLGALVNWVRMQDEYDAVFFIPDLHAITVPQDPAELAHRTRVTAAQYIAGGVDVEKCTLFVQSQVPEHAQLAWVLNCITGFGEASRMTQFKDKSSRHGSEQASVGLFTYPILQAADILLYQPHGVPVGEDQRQHVELSRDLAQRFNSRFGKTFNVPAPFIQKESAKIYDLQNPTGKMSKSAESPAGLINLLDDPKVIAKRIKSAVTDAETEIRFDRESKPGVSNLLTIYSAITGQSVEALVAAYQGKMYGHLKVDLAEVVAERLTPIRDRANELLNDPAELDRLLALGADKAREIASVTLQDVYAKVGFLPYAGTHGVR; this is encoded by the coding sequence ATGCAGCCCTCGGCGGATTCCCTGCACCTGGGCAACTACCTCGGCGCCCTGGTGAACTGGGTCCGGATGCAGGACGAGTACGACGCCGTCTTCTTCATCCCCGACCTGCACGCGATCACCGTTCCGCAGGACCCTGCCGAACTGGCCCACCGCACCAGGGTCACGGCTGCGCAGTACATCGCCGGCGGCGTGGACGTGGAAAAGTGCACGCTCTTTGTCCAGTCGCAGGTCCCCGAACACGCCCAGCTGGCCTGGGTTCTGAACTGCATCACAGGCTTCGGCGAGGCGTCGCGGATGACCCAGTTCAAAGACAAATCCTCAAGGCACGGCTCGGAGCAGGCCAGCGTGGGCCTGTTCACTTACCCCATCCTGCAGGCCGCGGACATCCTCCTGTACCAGCCGCACGGTGTGCCGGTGGGCGAGGACCAGCGGCAGCACGTAGAGCTCAGCCGCGACCTGGCCCAGCGCTTCAACTCGCGCTTCGGTAAGACGTTCAACGTTCCGGCCCCCTTCATCCAGAAGGAATCGGCCAAGATTTACGACTTGCAGAATCCCACGGGCAAGATGTCCAAATCGGCGGAATCACCGGCCGGGCTGATCAACCTGCTGGATGATCCCAAGGTCATCGCCAAGCGGATCAAATCCGCGGTGACGGACGCTGAGACGGAAATCCGCTTCGACCGTGAGTCCAAGCCGGGGGTCTCCAACCTCCTGACCATCTACTCGGCCATCACGGGGCAGAGTGTCGAGGCCCTCGTCGCTGCCTACCAGGGCAAGATGTACGGCCACCTCAAGGTTGATCTGGCCGAGGTTGTGGCGGAGCGCCTCACTCCCATCCGGGACCGGGCCAACGAGCTGCTGAACGACCCCGCGGAGCTTGACCGGCTGCTGGCCCTCGGCGCTGACAAGGCGCGGGAGATCGCCTCGGTCACGCTGCAGGACGTGTACGCCAAGGTAGGGTTCCTTCCCTACGCCGGAACACACGGAGTCCGCTAG
- a CDS encoding MarR family transcriptional regulator: MTPPQKAAPASQEAPRLNRQLCFAMYSASRAATAAYRPMLDELGLTYPQYLVMLVLWEEEPRSVRELGEELGLDSGTLSPLLKRLEALGFVERRRSAADERRVEVHLTGAGAALSARSTGIPQRLADAAGLSPAELDQLRETLGRLAAALHTPR, encoded by the coding sequence ATGACCCCGCCGCAAAAGGCAGCCCCTGCCAGCCAGGAAGCCCCGCGCCTCAACCGGCAACTGTGCTTCGCCATGTACTCCGCATCGCGGGCGGCCACCGCCGCCTACCGGCCGATGCTCGACGAACTCGGCCTGACCTACCCGCAGTACCTCGTCATGCTGGTCCTCTGGGAAGAGGAGCCGCGCAGCGTCCGCGAACTGGGGGAGGAGCTGGGGCTCGACTCCGGCACACTCTCCCCGCTGCTCAAGCGGCTCGAAGCGCTGGGGTTCGTGGAGCGGCGCCGGTCCGCGGCGGACGAACGCCGGGTGGAGGTCCACCTCACCGGAGCCGGTGCAGCGCTGAGCGCACGGTCCACAGGCATCCCGCAGCGGCTCGCCGATGCGGCCGGGCTTTCTCCCGCAGAACTTGACCAGCTGCGGGAGACCCTCGGCCGGCTCGCCGCCGCACTGCACACCCCCCGCTGA
- the sdhA gene encoding succinate dehydrogenase flavoprotein subunit — protein sequence MQVHKYDVVIVGAGGAGMRAAIESGQRARTAVLTKLYPTRSHTGAAQGGMCAALANVEEDNWEWHTFDTIKGGDYLVDQDAAEVMAKEAIDAVLDLEKMGLPFNRTPEGRIDQRRFGGHTRDHGKAPVRRACYAADRTGHMILQTLYQNCVKHNVEFYNEYYVLDLLTVEEDAVREDGTPYKQKRVAGVVSYDLASGELHVFQAKSVVFASGGAGKVFKTTSNAHTLTGDGMGIAFRRGIPLEDMEFFQFHPTGLAGLGILLSEAARGEGAILRNSEGERFMERYAPTIKDLAPRDIVARSMANEVREGRGCGPNKDYVLLDLTHLEPAHIDAKLPDITEFARTYLGVEPYTEPVPVFPTAHYAMGGIPTNISAEVLQDNDTVVPGLYAAGEVACVSVHGSNRLGTNSLLDINVFGKRAGIAAAEYAKTADFVELPVDPEAYTLDLLNHVRTSDGTEKVAAIRKELQDTMDANMQVFRTAETLNQVLTDIASFEERYQRISVQDKGKRFNLDLLEAVELGFLLELAKVMTVAALHREESRGGHFREDFPERDDEKFMKHSMAYKDEHAPADGAAGTAKTTAGIRLATKPVVFTRYEPMVRKY from the coding sequence ATGCAGGTCCATAAGTACGACGTCGTCATCGTCGGTGCCGGTGGCGCCGGGATGCGCGCGGCGATCGAATCCGGTCAGCGCGCCCGAACAGCAGTACTGACCAAGCTGTACCCCACCCGCTCCCACACCGGCGCGGCTCAGGGCGGCATGTGCGCAGCCCTGGCCAACGTTGAGGAAGACAACTGGGAGTGGCACACCTTCGACACCATCAAGGGCGGCGACTACCTGGTTGACCAGGACGCAGCCGAGGTCATGGCGAAGGAAGCGATCGACGCCGTCCTGGACCTGGAAAAGATGGGCCTGCCGTTCAACCGCACGCCCGAGGGCCGGATCGACCAGCGCCGTTTCGGCGGCCACACCCGCGACCACGGCAAGGCCCCGGTCCGCCGTGCCTGCTACGCCGCCGACCGCACCGGCCACATGATCCTGCAGACCCTGTACCAAAACTGCGTCAAGCACAACGTCGAGTTCTACAACGAGTACTACGTCCTTGACCTGCTGACCGTCGAGGAAGACGCGGTCCGCGAGGACGGCACCCCTTACAAGCAGAAGCGCGTTGCCGGCGTCGTGTCCTACGACCTCGCCTCCGGCGAGCTGCACGTCTTCCAGGCCAAGTCCGTGGTGTTCGCCTCCGGCGGCGCCGGCAAGGTCTTCAAGACCACCTCCAACGCACACACCCTGACCGGTGACGGCATGGGCATCGCCTTCCGCCGCGGCATCCCCCTGGAGGACATGGAGTTCTTCCAGTTCCACCCGACAGGCCTGGCGGGCCTGGGCATCCTCCTCTCCGAGGCTGCCCGCGGCGAAGGCGCGATCCTGCGCAACTCCGAGGGTGAGCGCTTTATGGAGCGCTACGCCCCGACCATCAAGGACCTCGCCCCCCGCGATATCGTGGCCCGCTCCATGGCCAACGAAGTCCGTGAGGGACGCGGCTGCGGCCCGAACAAGGACTACGTCCTCCTGGACCTGACGCACCTTGAGCCGGCGCACATCGACGCCAAGCTGCCGGACATCACCGAATTCGCCCGCACCTACCTCGGTGTGGAGCCGTACACCGAACCGGTGCCGGTGTTCCCGACGGCGCACTACGCCATGGGCGGCATCCCCACCAACATCAGCGCCGAGGTGCTCCAGGACAACGACACCGTCGTCCCGGGCCTCTACGCCGCCGGTGAGGTTGCCTGCGTCTCCGTGCATGGTTCCAACCGCCTGGGCACCAACTCGCTGCTGGACATCAACGTCTTCGGCAAGCGCGCCGGCATCGCCGCCGCGGAGTACGCCAAGACCGCCGACTTCGTGGAACTCCCCGTTGACCCGGAGGCTTACACGCTGGACCTGCTGAACCACGTCCGCACCTCCGACGGCACCGAGAAGGTCGCTGCGATCCGCAAGGAACTGCAGGACACCATGGATGCCAACATGCAGGTGTTCCGCACCGCGGAGACGCTGAACCAGGTCCTGACGGACATCGCCTCCTTCGAGGAGCGGTACCAGCGGATCAGCGTCCAGGACAAGGGCAAGCGCTTCAACCTGGACCTCCTGGAGGCCGTGGAACTGGGCTTCCTGCTGGAACTCGCCAAGGTCATGACCGTGGCGGCCCTGCACCGCGAGGAATCCCGCGGCGGCCACTTCCGCGAGGACTTCCCCGAGCGCGACGACGAAAAATTCATGAAGCACTCCATGGCGTACAAGGATGAGCATGCTCCTGCGGATGGGGCTGCGGGAACCGCAAAAACAACAGCCGGCATCCGGCTTGCCACCAAACCGGTGGTCTTTACGCGTTACGAGCCGATGGTGAGGAAGTACTAA
- a CDS encoding alpha/beta hydrolase: MSRSEKVSFQGSTGELLSGIVDVPEGPVKGWGVFSHGFTLGKDSPSASRMCKALADNGVGMLRFDNLGLGESAGHWSEGSFSHKVADTVKAAEFMRDAGRPVSLLVGHSFGGAAVLAAAAAIPELDAVATVGAPFSPKHVAHVFDAALDRILSEGSAEVDLGGKRVEIRRHFVEDLENADLTDCIRRLHKPLLVLHSPTDNTVGIENASTIFQTARHPRSFVSLEGSDHLLTAKGQAARAAKIISAWADQYLDA, translated from the coding sequence TTGTCCCGCTCCGAAAAAGTCTCGTTCCAGGGTTCCACCGGCGAGCTGCTCTCCGGCATCGTCGATGTCCCCGAGGGCCCCGTGAAGGGCTGGGGCGTGTTCTCGCACGGCTTCACCCTGGGCAAGGACAGCCCCTCGGCGTCGCGGATGTGCAAGGCCCTGGCCGACAACGGAGTGGGCATGCTCCGCTTCGACAACCTGGGCCTGGGCGAGTCCGCCGGGCACTGGTCCGAGGGGTCCTTCAGCCACAAGGTGGCGGACACCGTCAAGGCGGCCGAGTTCATGCGCGACGCCGGCCGGCCCGTCTCGCTGCTGGTGGGCCACTCCTTCGGCGGCGCCGCCGTCCTGGCCGCCGCCGCGGCGATCCCGGAGCTCGACGCCGTCGCCACGGTCGGCGCGCCGTTCTCGCCCAAGCACGTGGCCCACGTCTTCGACGCCGCGCTGGACCGGATCCTGAGCGAGGGCAGCGCCGAGGTGGACCTGGGCGGCAAACGGGTGGAGATCCGGCGGCACTTCGTCGAGGACCTCGAAAACGCCGACCTGACCGACTGCATTAGGCGGCTGCACAAACCGCTCCTGGTGCTGCACTCCCCCACCGACAACACCGTGGGAATCGAGAACGCAAGCACCATTTTCCAGACCGCGCGTCATCCGCGCAGCTTCGTGTCCCTCGAGGGCAGCGACCACCTGTTGACGGCCAAGGGCCAGGCGGCCCGGGCCGCGAAGATTATTTCGGCGTGGGCCGACCAGTACCTCGACGCCTGA
- a CDS encoding amidohydrolase, which yields MRNYSTEAEPTTLVGPWLEPLLPELIAFRRDLHAHPELSFKEFRTTDKLAKRLEEAGLKPRRLEGTGLTVDIGDGPIATALRGDIDALPIIEETGLPFASKNHGVTHACGHDVHTATMLGAALVLQRMHEVSPLRGSVRIIFQPAEETMPGGAQSCIEQGVLEGVPRILALHCDPRIDVGKIGTRIGAITSASDTIKIELTGRGGHTSRPHLTEELVFALAQIAVNVPAVLSRRVDVRSGVSVVWGHISAGSAPNAIPASGYMAGTMRCLDRDAWHNAGQILDEVVQQIAAPYGVDVHLEHTRGVPPVVNSEHETALIEAAARAEIGESSVVLTPQSMGGEDFAWFLADLPGAMMRLGTKTPGGEEYDLHRGDYILDERALGLGIQVLTAAALRTIRDL from the coding sequence GTGCGCAACTACTCAACTGAAGCTGAGCCCACCACGCTGGTGGGACCGTGGCTCGAGCCCCTGCTGCCGGAGCTGATCGCCTTCCGGCGGGACCTGCACGCGCACCCGGAGCTCTCCTTCAAGGAATTCCGGACCACGGACAAACTCGCCAAGCGCCTCGAGGAAGCGGGCCTCAAACCCCGGCGTCTCGAAGGGACGGGCCTTACAGTCGACATCGGAGACGGTCCGATCGCCACCGCCCTGCGCGGCGACATTGACGCGTTGCCCATCATCGAGGAAACAGGCTTGCCGTTCGCCTCGAAGAACCACGGTGTCACGCACGCCTGCGGCCACGACGTCCACACCGCGACGATGCTCGGAGCGGCCCTGGTGCTGCAGCGGATGCATGAGGTGTCGCCGCTTCGCGGTTCGGTCCGGATCATCTTCCAGCCCGCCGAGGAAACCATGCCCGGCGGAGCCCAGAGCTGCATCGAGCAGGGCGTCCTCGAAGGTGTTCCCCGGATCCTTGCCCTGCACTGTGACCCCCGCATCGATGTGGGCAAGATCGGCACCCGGATCGGCGCCATCACCTCCGCCTCGGACACCATCAAGATCGAACTGACCGGCCGCGGCGGGCACACCTCGCGCCCGCACCTGACCGAAGAGCTGGTCTTCGCCCTGGCCCAGATCGCGGTCAACGTCCCGGCGGTGCTGTCCCGCCGCGTTGACGTCCGCAGCGGCGTCTCGGTGGTCTGGGGGCACATCTCCGCCGGCTCCGCCCCTAACGCGATCCCGGCCAGCGGCTACATGGCGGGCACCATGCGCTGCCTGGACCGCGACGCCTGGCACAACGCCGGCCAAATCCTCGACGAGGTTGTGCAACAGATCGCCGCACCGTACGGCGTCGACGTGCACCTGGAACACACCCGCGGCGTGCCCCCCGTGGTGAACTCGGAACACGAGACCGCCCTGATCGAAGCCGCGGCCCGCGCCGAAATCGGCGAGAGCTCGGTGGTCCTGACCCCGCAGTCCATGGGCGGCGAGGACTTCGCCTGGTTCCTCGCGGACCTCCCCGGCGCCATGATGCGCCTCGGCACCAAGACCCCGGGCGGCGAGGAGTACGACCTGCACCGCGGCGACTACATCCTGGACGAACGCGCCCTGGGCCTGGGCATCCAGGTCCTCACCGCGGCAGCCCTCCGCACCATCCGCGACCTCTAA
- a CDS encoding succinate dehydrogenase iron-sulfur subunit, whose amino-acid sequence MTAELAEPASKIELPAHIGGGGEIPSFDVTLRVRRYNPEVSEDATWDDFKVTMYGTDRVLDALHKIKWEMDGSVSFRRSCAHGVCGSDAMRINGRNRLACKTLLKDLDTSKPITVEPIKGLPVEKDLIVDMEPFFQSFREVMPFLINRGHEPTKERLQSAEDRERFDDTTKCILCAACTSSCPVFWTDGQYFGPAAIVNAHRFIFDSRDDAGDMRLEILNDKEGVWRCRTTFNCTEACPRGIQVTQAIAEVKQAILSRKI is encoded by the coding sequence ATGACCGCTGAACTCGCTGAGCCAGCCTCCAAGATTGAACTGCCCGCCCACATCGGAGGCGGCGGGGAAATCCCGTCCTTCGATGTGACCTTGCGCGTGCGCCGCTACAACCCGGAGGTCTCCGAGGACGCCACCTGGGATGACTTCAAGGTCACCATGTACGGCACCGACCGCGTCCTCGACGCCCTGCACAAGATCAAGTGGGAGATGGACGGCAGCGTCTCCTTCCGCCGTTCCTGTGCCCACGGCGTCTGCGGCTCCGATGCCATGCGCATCAACGGCCGCAACCGCCTCGCCTGCAAGACCCTGCTGAAGGACTTGGACACGTCCAAGCCCATCACGGTCGAGCCGATCAAGGGCCTCCCGGTGGAGAAGGACCTGATCGTGGACATGGAACCGTTCTTCCAGTCCTTCCGCGAGGTCATGCCCTTCCTGATCAACCGTGGCCACGAGCCCACCAAGGAACGCCTGCAGTCCGCCGAGGACCGCGAGCGGTTCGACGACACCACCAAGTGCATCCTCTGCGCCGCGTGCACGTCGTCCTGCCCGGTGTTCTGGACCGACGGCCAGTACTTCGGCCCGGCGGCAATCGTCAACGCCCACCGCTTCATCTTCGATTCCCGCGATGACGCCGGCGACATGCGCCTGGAGATCCTCAACGACAAGGAAGGCGTGTGGCGCTGCCGCACCACCTTCAACTGCACCGAGGCGTGCCCGCGCGGCATCCAGGTCACGCAGGCCATCGCCGAGGTCAAGCAGGCCATCCTGTCCCGCAAGATCTAG
- the sdhC gene encoding succinate dehydrogenase, cytochrome b556 subunit, which produces MWSWVGHRITGVVIFFFLLVHVLDTSLVRVSPEAYTAVIGAYKNPLMALGETGLVAAIVFHAFNGLRIIAVDFWKKGAKYQRQMLWTVLILWAVVMVGFSIRHLSLALGGH; this is translated from the coding sequence ATGTGGTCCTGGGTGGGACACCGCATTACCGGTGTAGTGATCTTTTTCTTCTTGTTGGTCCATGTGCTGGACACCTCATTGGTGCGTGTGTCCCCCGAGGCCTACACCGCCGTGATCGGTGCCTACAAGAACCCCCTGATGGCCCTGGGTGAAACGGGCCTTGTCGCAGCGATCGTGTTCCACGCCTTCAACGGCCTGCGGATCATCGCCGTCGACTTCTGGAAGAAGGGCGCGAAGTACCAGCGCCAGATGCTGTGGACAGTGCTCATTCTCTGGGCAGTCGTCATGGTGGGCTTCTCCATCCGCCACCTTTCCCTCGCCCTTGGAGGTCACTAG
- a CDS encoding YihY/virulence factor BrkB family protein: MGPNLTTTEARTAPRPPAKPPLPTDLAGLKLEVIRKRVDWGRARRSGGGGLASLMAMVAWLLARVNTLLPARAFAHYGLQHGPLMSAGIGFRMFFSVTGLLATGFSLAGLFLSGQPALLDQIIKSVAMTAPGLLQVDGSEGLVDPYALLNPSSLGWAAVIAAVVTVFTSLGWISGIRDGVRGMMQLGPKGLNPVLQILLDVGALVLLGVALVTSAAVSLVFGTAADWVTAQLNLDPALAGPLTTSVMILVPLLLGWGTALIMFRVAAGIKPARRSLLEGTILAAVGTTVLQIFSTQLLASAGKNPILAPFAIIIGLLIWFNLVSQVYVICAAWVAIREKDLAMAPAASTTGWGARRVQPGKTPSEPRPRRTPWSAAFRRRGTGRPTPK; the protein is encoded by the coding sequence TTGGGACCAAACCTCACGACGACGGAGGCCAGGACGGCGCCGCGGCCGCCGGCTAAGCCGCCCCTTCCCACCGATCTGGCCGGGCTGAAACTCGAAGTCATCCGGAAACGTGTCGACTGGGGCAGGGCCCGCCGCTCCGGCGGCGGGGGGCTGGCCTCGCTGATGGCCATGGTGGCGTGGCTGCTGGCCCGGGTCAACACGCTGCTTCCCGCCCGGGCCTTCGCACACTACGGCCTCCAGCACGGTCCGCTGATGAGCGCCGGCATCGGGTTCAGGATGTTCTTCTCCGTCACGGGCCTCCTCGCCACGGGTTTCTCCCTTGCCGGCCTCTTCCTCAGCGGACAACCAGCGCTGCTGGACCAGATCATCAAAAGCGTCGCCATGACCGCGCCCGGACTCCTGCAGGTCGACGGCAGCGAGGGCCTGGTTGACCCGTATGCGCTGCTGAACCCGTCCAGCCTGGGCTGGGCGGCCGTGATTGCCGCCGTCGTGACTGTGTTTACGTCCCTGGGCTGGATCAGCGGCATCCGCGACGGCGTGCGCGGCATGATGCAGCTCGGCCCGAAGGGCCTGAATCCGGTCCTACAGATACTGCTCGACGTCGGAGCGCTGGTACTCCTGGGGGTCGCCCTTGTCACCAGCGCGGCAGTCTCGCTCGTGTTCGGCACAGCGGCGGACTGGGTAACCGCGCAGCTGAACCTCGACCCGGCGCTGGCCGGACCCCTGACGACCTCTGTGATGATCCTCGTGCCGCTGCTGCTGGGCTGGGGTACCGCCCTGATCATGTTCCGGGTTGCGGCGGGGATAAAGCCGGCCAGGCGCTCCCTGCTGGAGGGGACCATCCTCGCAGCAGTCGGCACCACGGTGCTGCAGATCTTCAGCACCCAGCTGCTGGCCAGCGCCGGAAAAAACCCCATCCTGGCACCCTTTGCCATCATCATCGGCCTGCTGATCTGGTTCAACCTCGTCAGCCAGGTCTACGTGATCTGCGCCGCCTGGGTGGCCATCAGGGAAAAGGACCTCGCCATGGCACCTGCCGCCTCGACCACCGGGTGGGGAGCCCGGCGCGTCCAGCCGGGTAAAACGCCGTCGGAGCCCCGGCCCCGCCGAACGCCCTGGTCCGCCGCGTTCAGGCGTCGAGGTACTGGTCGGCCCACGCCGAAATAA
- a CDS encoding sugar phosphate nucleotidyltransferase translates to MTTEKVTSQDHTQDPAQGSALGRFIAVIPAGGVGTRLWPLSRAAAPKFLHDLTGSGSTLLRSTFDRLEPLAGKHMLVVTGMAHRDAVCRQLPEIDDADLVLESEPKDSGAAIGLAAAILHERDPDTIMGSFAADQVISPDGLFHDAVREAIHAAAAGKIVTIGIKPTHPSTGFGYIRAGKNLGVGGAPSAQAVVEFVEKPSEEVAQQYLDSGEYVWNAGMFVAPVALMLKHLEANQPELFAGVQEIARAWDTPQRDEVQARVWPTLPKIAIDYAVAEPAAAAGDVAVVPGTFRWDDVGDFASVGRLNSAKEVKDVTVIGDGARVFTEDASGVVVSDTKRLIALIGIKDVVVVDTPDALLVMHKEHSQRVKQAVDALTASGDTDVL, encoded by the coding sequence ATGACTACAGAAAAAGTGACAAGCCAGGACCACACGCAGGATCCGGCCCAAGGTTCGGCCCTGGGCCGGTTTATTGCGGTGATTCCGGCCGGCGGCGTGGGGACCCGCCTTTGGCCGCTGTCGCGGGCAGCAGCCCCCAAGTTCCTTCACGACCTCACCGGTTCGGGCAGTACCCTGCTGAGATCCACCTTCGACCGGCTTGAGCCGCTCGCCGGCAAGCACATGCTCGTGGTGACCGGTATGGCCCACCGCGACGCGGTCTGCCGCCAGCTCCCGGAGATTGACGACGCGGACCTGGTGCTCGAGAGCGAGCCCAAGGACTCCGGTGCAGCCATCGGGCTGGCCGCGGCGATCCTGCACGAGCGCGATCCGGACACGATCATGGGCTCGTTCGCGGCGGATCAGGTGATCAGCCCCGACGGACTGTTCCATGACGCCGTCAGGGAGGCCATCCACGCTGCCGCCGCCGGCAAGATCGTCACGATCGGCATCAAGCCCACGCACCCCTCCACCGGTTTCGGCTACATCCGGGCCGGAAAGAACCTCGGCGTGGGCGGCGCCCCCAGCGCCCAGGCCGTCGTCGAGTTCGTGGAGAAGCCCAGCGAGGAAGTGGCCCAGCAGTATCTCGACAGTGGCGAGTACGTCTGGAACGCCGGGATGTTCGTTGCTCCCGTCGCGCTGATGCTCAAGCACCTCGAAGCCAACCAGCCCGAGCTGTTCGCCGGGGTCCAGGAGATCGCCCGGGCCTGGGATACGCCGCAGCGCGACGAGGTCCAGGCCCGCGTCTGGCCCACCCTGCCCAAGATCGCGATTGACTATGCCGTGGCCGAACCGGCCGCCGCCGCCGGCGACGTCGCCGTCGTGCCCGGAACGTTCCGCTGGGACGACGTCGGCGACTTTGCCTCGGTGGGCCGGCTCAACAGCGCCAAGGAAGTCAAGGACGTCACCGTGATCGGCGACGGCGCCCGCGTCTTCACCGAGGACGCCAGCGGCGTAGTGGTCTCCGATACCAAACGCTTGATCGCGCTGATCGGGATCAAGGACGTGGTTGTAGTCGACACTCCCGATGCCTTGCTCGTGATGCACAAGGAACACTCCCAGCGTGTGAAGCAGGCCGTTGACGCTCTCACGGCCAGCGGCGACACGGACGTCCTTTAG
- a CDS encoding succinate dehydrogenase hydrophobic membrane anchor subunit: MSATDIQSPRSPKAAAAKVGSNRIAPQYRRNGSSKGNFEMLAWLFMRLSGVVLVVLIFGHLFVNLLVGEGIHAIDFGFVAGKWADPFWQIWDLAMLWLAMLHGTNGVRTIINDYAEKDATRLWLKIVLYAATTVIIILGTLVIFTFDPCPVVNGVQLPGGFCPAP, translated from the coding sequence ATGAGCGCAACTGATATTCAGAGCCCCCGCAGCCCGAAGGCGGCCGCCGCCAAGGTGGGCAGCAACCGGATCGCTCCGCAGTACCGCCGCAACGGCAGCTCCAAGGGGAACTTCGAGATGCTCGCCTGGCTCTTCATGCGGCTGTCCGGCGTTGTCCTCGTGGTGCTGATCTTCGGACACCTGTTCGTCAACCTCCTCGTCGGCGAAGGCATCCACGCGATCGACTTCGGTTTTGTGGCCGGCAAGTGGGCCGACCCGTTCTGGCAGATCTGGGACCTGGCCATGCTGTGGCTCGCCATGCTGCACGGCACGAACGGTGTCCGCACCATCATCAACGACTACGCCGAAAAGGACGCCACGCGCCTGTGGCTGAAGATCGTTCTCTATGCGGCCACCACTGTCATCATCATCCTCGGCACACTGGTCATCTTCACCTTTGACCCGTGCCCCGTGGTCAACGGTGTCCAGCTGCCCGGCGGGTTCTGCCCGGCGCCGTAG